One Pueribacillus theae genomic window, CGAAGGCGATTCATCTCCACCCTGCTTCGCTGAGGATGGAGTCTTCTCGCCTAAATACGATAAAAAAACCCTCTTTGCGTCTATAGCAAAAAGAGCTTAAAACATCTGATATCCTCTAACCCTCAGCATCCGAATGGCGATGCCTGCAATAATCGTACCGATGAAACCAAATGACAAGATTAAAATGTCAGCAACGGCAAGGCCGGTCAGGCGAGCGGCTAAATCCGAAAAAGCTGGGCCCGGATTTGTTACATATTCATAAAACCGAACATTATCGACAATCATGACAACAATTAACGGATAGACGACTGCCATAATCCACGTTGAACGCAGAAGCATATTTAATATAAAACCAATCCC contains:
- a CDS encoding YuiB family protein → MQLPQLIISMLLFLVLFFGIGFILNMLLRSTWIMAVVYPLIVVMIVDNVRFYEYVTNPGPAFSDLAARLTGLAVADILILSFGFIGTIIAGIAIRMLRVRGYQMF